A region from the Spirochaetae bacterium HGW-Spirochaetae-1 genome encodes:
- a CDS encoding class I SAM-dependent methyltransferase, producing the protein MEDRQKIYQARLCGNNREIPGEVGYSSRFSLSILLHDGQAVRDGEQFEKLIIQTEGREYSLDACRFLLGTGREDGKGKIIFILNLYDFDGFFNDGRLVNFDSYYNNLVLVLAQKEKIKDFFIRYTSNLIFDLNVYQHFFDDLDRKIADEPTEVRESVTQTVLDTEGRKFLHFLQDSMDRLADVIRDFTREDHELHGFYLRKSLWPMILCSEFMTRTNLKPRGYAGDSEMMRMIYDNAFVGETTFSKLMYKYGVEVSAAQSVRNRRIMIPRILRHVQDDFSRRTGEPLRIMSVACGPAYELQDLFLCEDDIRNFEVTLLDQDEEALQEATKGICEIEKTLGYQVKATYIRDSVRTMLREKDIDKKWGKFNFIYSMGLFDYLTPPVAKVVLEKMYQMLEPGGQILVGNYHVSNASRWFMEYWLDWVLYYRTEDDFRHLMRDTDAVDINVFFEDSKCQIFLNAKKPL; encoded by the coding sequence ATGGAAGACAGACAGAAAATATACCAAGCCAGGCTCTGCGGTAATAACCGGGAGATACCCGGAGAAGTCGGATATTCATCGCGTTTTTCTCTTTCCATTCTGCTCCACGATGGTCAGGCCGTCAGGGACGGCGAGCAGTTCGAAAAACTGATAATCCAAACTGAAGGCAGGGAATACTCCCTTGACGCATGCAGGTTTCTCCTGGGAACGGGCAGGGAAGACGGGAAGGGGAAGATTATTTTCATACTGAACCTATATGATTTTGACGGTTTTTTCAATGACGGCAGACTGGTTAATTTTGACAGCTATTACAATAATCTTGTCCTGGTCCTGGCGCAGAAGGAAAAAATAAAGGATTTTTTCATCAGGTACACATCCAATCTTATCTTTGATCTTAACGTGTACCAGCATTTCTTCGATGACCTGGACAGAAAGATCGCCGACGAGCCCACCGAGGTGAGGGAATCGGTCACCCAGACCGTTCTGGATACGGAGGGACGGAAATTTCTTCACTTCCTCCAGGATTCCATGGACAGGCTGGCTGATGTCATACGGGACTTTACCCGGGAAGACCACGAACTGCACGGATTTTATTTACGGAAAAGCCTGTGGCCCATGATTCTCTGTTCGGAATTCATGACCAGGACGAATCTCAAGCCCCGCGGCTATGCCGGTGATTCGGAAATGATGAGGATGATATACGATAACGCCTTTGTGGGGGAAACGACCTTTTCAAAACTCATGTACAAGTACGGCGTGGAGGTTTCGGCGGCTCAGTCGGTGAGAAACCGGCGGATTATGATTCCCCGGATTCTTCGTCACGTGCAGGATGACTTCAGCCGGCGTACCGGAGAGCCCCTGCGCATCATGTCTGTGGCATGCGGTCCGGCCTATGAATTACAGGACCTCTTTCTCTGCGAGGATGATATCCGAAATTTTGAAGTCACGCTTCTCGACCAGGACGAGGAGGCGCTGCAGGAGGCCACTAAGGGAATCTGTGAAATCGAAAAGACCCTGGGTTACCAGGTGAAGGCGACCTATATCAGGGATTCCGTTAGGACCATGCTGAGGGAAAAAGATATAGATAAAAAATGGGGCAAGTTCAATTTTATCTATTCCATGGGCCTCTTTGATTACCTGACACCGCCCGTGGCGAAGGTCGTCCTGGAAAAAATGTACCAGATGCTTGAGCCGGGCGGGCAGATACTTGTGGGGAATTACCATGTTTCCAATGCCAGCAGGTGGTTCATGGAATACTGGCTCGATTGGGTCCTGTATTACCGGACCGAGGATGATTTCCGGCATCTGATGCGCGATACCGATGCCGTGGATATCAATGTTTTTTTCGAGGACAGCAAGTGCCAGATATTTCTCAATGCGAAAAAACCGCTGTAG
- the ribA gene encoding GTP cyclohydrolase II: MNAPSYEEILRQDMESLRNCPHDMNCQDCTEELCVKIVSVADFPTMFGHFKIVGFVNNKDQKDHTIVLKGDIGNGDNILTRIHSACLTGDALGSLRCDCGPQLHSALDAIEKEGQGIVLYHMAEGRGIGLVNKLRAYALQDTGVDTFDANTLLGFQPDERDYRIPAEMLKKIGVRSVRLLTNNPEKVMELEKYNIMVSERVHHELPPQKHNRDYLRTKKDRFGHILRLDHLSTD; this comes from the coding sequence ATGAACGCTCCATCCTATGAAGAAATACTGCGCCAGGACATGGAGTCCCTGCGGAATTGCCCCCATGACATGAACTGCCAGGACTGCACTGAAGAACTGTGCGTGAAAATTGTATCAGTGGCAGACTTCCCCACCATGTTCGGACATTTTAAAATTGTGGGCTTTGTGAACAATAAAGATCAAAAAGACCATACAATAGTGCTGAAAGGTGATATCGGAAACGGTGACAATATTCTCACACGCATCCATTCGGCATGTCTCACCGGTGATGCCCTGGGAAGCCTCCGCTGCGACTGCGGCCCGCAGTTGCATTCAGCCCTTGATGCCATTGAAAAAGAAGGACAGGGAATCGTGCTGTACCATATGGCCGAGGGACGCGGCATCGGCCTCGTCAACAAGCTCAGGGCCTACGCCCTGCAGGATACGGGCGTTGACACCTTTGACGCCAACACCCTGCTGGGTTTTCAGCCCGATGAGCGCGACTACCGCATCCCGGCGGAAATGTTGAAGAAAATCGGTGTCAGGAGCGTGCGGCTTCTTACGAACAATCCTGAAAAAGTCATGGAACTGGAAAAATACAACATCATGGTTTCCGAGAGAGTCCATCATGAGCTCCCTCCCCAGAAACATAACAGGGATTATCTGCGGACCAAGAAAGACCGGTTTGGCCACATTCTCAGGCTGGATCACCTCTCAACGGACTGA
- a CDS encoding ATP-binding protein, with translation METYFEKHIKPDWDEIETARDITRKMLEANGVSPESVDAVIMVTGELIENAIKYGTFSNGQNDIFYSVEISGRIITMEVRNPIGSGEDENLMKLDRMVQWIRGYQNPFEAYIERLQQIAVKPFEDGESGLGLTRIAYEGQSIVDFYAAADNSIAVSAVYHL, from the coding sequence ATGGAAACCTATTTTGAAAAGCATATTAAACCGGACTGGGACGAAATAGAAACGGCCCGGGATATTACAAGAAAAATGCTGGAAGCCAACGGTGTTTCTCCCGAGTCCGTTGATGCCGTTATCATGGTTACGGGGGAACTTATTGAAAATGCCATTAAATACGGTACTTTCAGCAATGGACAAAATGATATTTTCTATTCTGTGGAGATTTCCGGCAGGATCATTACCATGGAGGTGAGAAACCCCATCGGCTCCGGCGAGGATGAAAATCTTATGAAGCTCGACAGAATGGTCCAGTGGATTCGAGGTTACCAGAATCCCTTCGAAGCCTATATAGAGAGACTTCAGCAAATAGCGGTCAAACCCTTCGAAGACGGGGAGAGCGGGTTGGGGCTTACGAGAATCGCCTATGAGGGGCAGTCCATCGTGGATTTCTATGCCGCTGCCGATAACAGCATTGCCGTCTCCGCCGTATACCACCTGTGA
- a CDS encoding LacI family transcriptional regulator, producing MIKTQPAWLNDGTELEGMTFDLYLYRIIHDWSKVLDALVFTLVPMFFLLDYITVPPDLLFRFIVYRVTATLFAVIQFAILRKSRPGRWSYINGYMAALVVGLSISLMTADLGGFDARYYAGLNLIIIAVSLFLPWEAIHSAMTGILVVSIYILVNLLYGNRASGPNLLSNLYFMSGTVIISVIITHVKHALIKKEFSLITELKMARDALWGEMEIAKKIQTSLLPDRQQIGSYRIAASMLPAEEVGGDYYDIIETDNGEYWVTIGDVSGHGVESGLIMMMTQTSICSIVNRSAGFGPSDVLARVNSVIHGNIRRLRSDLYMTLLAIRLDDKYITVAGKHQDIMVYRSGSGTVEVIPTEGTWIGLTRDIRRTLADHTIGIHDDDVILLFTDGISEAENEAGEMFGYDRLTDALIENAPLEAGDIVANILNEAVSFLGEQVDDITLIAIKKVS from the coding sequence ATGATAAAAACGCAGCCGGCATGGCTGAATGACGGCACCGAACTGGAAGGCATGACCTTTGACCTCTACTTGTACCGTATAATACATGACTGGTCGAAGGTGCTGGATGCTCTTGTTTTCACCCTGGTTCCCATGTTTTTCCTGCTTGATTATATAACTGTGCCGCCAGACCTTTTATTCAGATTCATTGTGTACCGTGTCACTGCAACGCTGTTCGCCGTAATCCAGTTCGCCATTCTCAGGAAGTCACGGCCAGGCCGCTGGTCGTATATCAATGGTTATATGGCGGCACTGGTAGTCGGGCTCAGTATCTCTCTTATGACCGCGGACCTGGGAGGCTTCGATGCCCGGTATTACGCGGGACTGAATCTCATTATTATAGCCGTTTCTCTTTTTCTTCCCTGGGAAGCCATTCATTCCGCCATGACGGGAATTCTTGTCGTTTCAATTTACATTCTGGTCAACCTTCTGTATGGGAACCGGGCATCGGGACCGAACCTTCTGAGTAACCTTTATTTCATGAGCGGCACGGTGATCATCTCGGTCATCATTACCCATGTGAAACATGCCCTGATTAAGAAAGAATTTTCACTCATCACGGAGCTGAAAATGGCCCGGGACGCCCTTTGGGGAGAGATGGAAATAGCCAAGAAGATACAGACATCGCTCCTTCCGGACCGACAGCAGATAGGCTCTTACCGAATCGCGGCATCCATGCTGCCGGCCGAAGAGGTGGGGGGCGATTATTATGATATTATCGAGACCGACAATGGTGAGTACTGGGTGACCATCGGAGATGTGTCGGGTCATGGCGTCGAATCGGGACTCATCATGATGATGACGCAGACGAGTATTTGTTCCATCGTGAACAGGTCAGCCGGGTTCGGTCCCTCCGATGTGCTGGCCCGAGTTAACAGCGTTATACACGGCAATATAAGAAGGCTGCGTTCAGATCTGTATATGACGCTCCTGGCGATCAGGCTCGATGATAAATATATCACCGTGGCCGGGAAGCACCAGGATATAATGGTTTACCGTTCCGGCAGCGGTACGGTGGAAGTCATACCAACGGAGGGAACATGGATTGGTCTCACGCGTGACATCAGGAGGACTCTCGCCGATCATACAATAGGGATACATGACGATGATGTAATTCTTCTTTTTACCGATGGTATTTCCGAGGCTGAAAATGAAGCGGGTGAAATGTTCGGATACGATAGACTCACGGATGCCCTGATAGAGAATGCGCCCCTGGAAGCCGGTGATATTGTTGCGAACATACTCAATGAGGCCGTCTCCTTCCTGGGGGAGCAGGTTGATGATATCACCCTTATCGCCATTAAAAAAGTATCGTAA